The DNA sequence aagttgtgcactaaatagggaataggttgccatttggtaTGTAAACCTTCGTTAACCCTGCTGTTTGTCCAAGCTGGACCTGCTGATTACATTACAACTTGGCTAAACTGTTCCCTAAAACGAAGAGatacaaaacacacaaaaaaacagtgaTTGTGTACTAAAGGTGGAAAGTCTAGGAATTGTCTGGTCTGGGAAATAGCTAAGGTGGAACATCTAGGAATGGTCTGGTCTGGGAAATAGCTAAGGTGGAACATCTAGGAATGGTCTGGTCTGGGAAATAGCTAAGGTGGAAAGGCTAGGAATGGTCTGGTCTGGGAAAGCTGTTAGAGAGAGAACCCCTGAGAGGAATTTATTGCAGCGAGAGAAGAAATCTAAAATGGCTGCCGGTTTGTATTATGTGCTGAGACGAGAGGCAGCTGGAGAAGAAGTGTGGCTTCTACTTTCTCACATTATTCACTATTTCAATGATCAATTGCTTCATTAGCTGACCCTTTGACCATCTCATTTACCATTGGTAGAAGTGTTGTTGTACGGTTCCTCCTCCTTTATCCACAACCACCTGTTTAGTCATCACTTTCTCCAGACTGGATAACATTCCTCCTCGCTGTCGCTGAGAAGGCgctaaggtggagagagagacgagagacaacGACAACaagagagggataggggagaaCGACGGAGGGAAGGTTGGCCTTCACAAGACAAGTcttcagcatgcttcagttctgCTGGTGCCTAGCCAAAATCGGCTAGCCCAACCGAACGAGTGTGCAGTTCTGCTGGTGCCTAGCCAAAATTCGGCTAGCCCAACCGAACGAGTGTGCAGTTCTGCTGGTGCCTTGCCAAAAATCGGCTAGCCCAACCGAACGAGTGTGCAGTTCTGCTGGTGCCTTGCCAAAATCGGCTAGCCCAACCATGTGCtcacatactcccttaaaagaccttgAAAGTTGATAAAAATGTAAAAACTAGAAAAATGCGGCAATAGTAATTTGTTCatataggacaatgaccctaagcacacagccaagacaacacaggaggggtttcgggacaagtctctgaatgtccttgagtggcccagccagagcacggacttgaacccaatcgagcatctctggagagacctcaaaatagctgtgcagtgactctccccatccaacctgacacagcttgagaggatctgcagagaagaatgggagaacctccccaattacaggtgtgccaagcttgtagtgtcataccaaaGAATATTTGAtgttgtaattgctgccaaaagtgcttcaactaagtactgattaaagggtcttaatacttaatctatttatttaattaataatacttatgtaaatgtgatatttcagttttttatttgtaattacagttgcaacaatttctaaaaacctgtttttgcttcgtcattatggtgtattgtgtgtagtttgatgaggggaaaaaaaactatttaatccattttagaaataggctgtaacataatcaaatgaggaaaaagtcaaggggtactGTAAAACATGTCTATTCTCTAGAAGGAGCTGTAAAACATGTCTATTCTCTAGAAGGAGCTGTGTAAAACATGTCTATTCTCTAGAAGGAGCTCTGTAAAACATGTCTATTCTCTAGAAGGAGCTGTAAAACATGTCTATTCTCCAGAAGGAGCTGTGTAAAACATGTCTATTCTCTAGGAGTTCTGTAAAACATGTCTATTCTCTAGAAGGAGCTGTGTAAAACATGTCTATTCTCTAGAAGGAGCTGTGTAAAACATGTCTATTCTCTAGAAGGAGCTGTGTAAAACATGTCTATTCTCTAGAAGGAGCTGTGTAAAACATGTCTATTCTCTAGAAGGAGCTGTGTAAAACATGTCTATTCTCTAGAAGGAGCTGTGTAAAACATGTCTATTCTCTAGAAGGAGCTCTGTAAAACATGTCTATTCTCTAGAAGGAGCTGTAAAACATGTCTATTCTCTAGAAGGAGCTCTGTAAAACATGTCTATTCTCCAGAAGGAGCTGTGTAAAACATGTCTATTCTCTAGAAGGAGCTGTAAAACATGAATATTCTCTAGAAGGAGCTGTAAAACATGTCTATTTTCTAGAAGGAGCTGTGTAAAACATGTCTATTCTCTAGAAGGAGCTGTGTAAAACATGTCTATTCTCTAGAAGGAGCTGTAAAACATGTCTATTCTCTAGAAGGAGCTGTAAAACATGTCTATTCTCTAGAAGGAGCTGTGTAAAACATGTCTATTCTCTAGAAGGAGCTGTAAAACATGTCTATTCTCTAGAAGGAGCTGTAAAACATGTCTATTCTCTAGAAGGAGCTGTAAAACATGTCTCTTCTCTCGAAGTAGCTgtgtaaaatgtatattttctaGAAGGAGCTTTAAAACATGTCTATTCTCTAGAAGGAACTGTGTAAAACGTCTATTTTCTAGAAGGAGTTGTGTAAAACATGTCTTTTCTCTAGAAGGAGCTGTAAAACATGTCTATTCTCTAGAAGGAACTGTGTAAAACGTCTATTTTCTAGAAGGAGTTGTGTAAAACATGTCTTTTCTCTAGAAGGAGCTTTAAAACATGTCTATTCTCTAGAAGGAACTGTGTAAAACGTCTATTTTCTAGAAGGAGTTGTGTAAAACATGTCTATTCTCTAGAAGGAGCTGTCAAACATGTCTATTCTCTAGAAGGAGCTGTAAAACATGTCTCTTCTCTCGAAGTAGCTgtgtaaaatgtatattttctaGAAGGAGCTTTAAAACATGTCTTTTCTCTAGAAGGAGCTGTAAAACGTCTATTCTCTAGAAGGAACTGTAAAACATGTCTATTCTCTAGAAGGAGCTGTGTAAAACATGTCTATACTCTAGAAGGAACTGTGTAAAACGTCTATTTTCTAGAAGGAGCTGTAAAACATGTATTCATTCTCTAGAGGCAACCACCATCTCAATTAGTTCACTTGACAGAGAAAAACTTAAAGAAAAGGTGATGAACATCCAATtatcatttttttatttcacttttatttaactaggcaagtcagttaagaacaaattactattttcaatgacggcccaggaacagtgggttaactggctgttcaggggcagaacgacagatttgtaccttgtttgAATTTACacccttccggttactcgtctaacactctaaccacttggctaccctgccgccccaacatctGGAAGCCCATACTGCTCTTGGAATTTTCTCGTTTGGGCAAAAGAGGGTCCTTCGTCCTCTCTcatccgtcctctctcctccgtcctctctcctccgtcctctctcctccgtcctctctcctccgtcctctctcctccgtcctttctcatccgtcctctctcctccgtcctctctcctccgtcctctctcctccgtcctctctcctccattctctctcctccgtcctgtcccatccgtcctctctcctccgtcctttctcctccattctctctcctccgtcctgtcccatccgtcctctctcctccgtcctttctcctccattctctctcctccgtcctgtcccatcagtcctctctcctccgtcctctctcctccgtcctttcCCATTCGTCCTCTCTcatccgtcctctctcctccgtcctttctcctccattctctctcctccgtcctgtcccatcagtcctctctcctccgtcctctctcctccgtcctttcCCATTTGTCCTGTCCcatcagtcctctctcctccgtcctgtcccatccgtcctctctcctccgtcctttctcctccattctctctcctccgtcctgtcccatcagtcctctctcctccgtcctgtcccatcagtcctctctcctccgtcctctctcctccgtcctttcCCATTCGTCCTGTCCcatcagtcctctctcctccgtcctgtcccatccgtcctctctcctccgtcctttctcctccattctctctcctccgtcctgtcccatcagtcctctctcctccgtcctttctcctccattctctctcctccgtcctctctcctccgtcctttcCCATTCGTCCTGTCCcatcagtcctctctcctccgtcctttcCCATTCGTCCTGTCCcatcagtcctctctcctccgtcctgtcccatcagtcctctctcctccgtcctctctcctccgtcctttcCCATTCGTCCTCTCTcatccgtcctctctcctccgtcctttcccatcagtcctctctccttacattacattacattagtacggtggaattacattacattacatcagtACGGTGGAATTACATTACATCAGTACGGtggaattacattacattacattagtacggtggaattacattacattacatcagtACGGtggaattacattacattacatcagtACGGtggaattacattacattacatcagtACGGtggaattacattacattacatcagtACGGtggaattacattacattacatcagtACGGtggaattacattacattacattagtaCGGTGGAattactacaatgttgttgatcctttCTCAGTTTTCTACTGTCAGTCTGCAACTGTCTTTGGTCttggtggttgaatctgtgtttgaaatacaCCGCTCGTCTGAGAGACTTTACAGAAAATTgtgttggggtacagagatgaggtagtcattcaaaaaatcaAGTTAAATAATATTGTTACACACAGAGTccgtgcaacttattatgtgaattgttaagcaaatttttactcctgaacttaggTTTCACataaacaaaggggttgaatacttattgactcaagacgtttcagcttttcattttttattaattttctAAAAATTACATGTTGACATATTCAGGTATTGTGTGTCTTttcattttcaattcaggctgccggggtgtgaatactttctgaaggccctgtcaTCTGTTTTGATCACTTTACTCGTCATTtattttgggatccacccctgtgAACGTCATTTATTGTGGGATCCACCCCTGTGAACGTCATTTATTGTGGGATCCACCCCTGTGAACGTCATTTATTGTGGGATCCACCCCTGTGAACGTCATTTATTGTGGGATCCACCCCTGTGAACGTCATTTATTGTGGGATCTACCCCTGTGAACGTCATTTATTGTGGGATCTACCCCTGTGAACGTCATTTATTTTGGGATCTACCCCTGTGAACGTCATTTATTGTGGGATCTACCCCTGTGACCGTCATTTATTGTGGGGTCCACCCCTGTGAACATCATTTATTGTGGGGTCCACCCCTGTGAACGTCATTTATTGTGGGGTCCACCCCTGTGAACATCATTtattttgggatccacccctgtgaccgtcatttattttgggatccacccctgtgaccgtcatttattttgggatccacccctgtgaccgtcatttattttgggatccacccctgtgAACGTAGTGTATTTTGGAATCCACCCCTGTGACCGTCATTTATTTTGGGATCCACCCTTGTAAACAAAATGtattttgggatccacccctgtgAACGTAATTTATTTTAGGGTCCACCCCTGTGAACGTCATTACTTTTAGGGTCCACCCCTGTGAACGTCATTACTTTTAGGGTCCACCCAAAGAGGCGAAGGAGGACGCAGGAGGAGCAAATCTATTTAATAAAAGGCCCTTGTCAGCTGTTATGAGTAAAGGATGATGGGTTAGAGACTGCAGAAGGGCAGGGTGAGGTTACTAGGAAGCGGCTATCTCTCTAACCTATCTCTCTTCTCGTTAGAGATACGCAacattgtatctgtcccattatgtgagcgcatgggcagcgccattgaggaccatctccattttgaagtagtcaaaaaaaatttttttacctttattttactaggcaagtcagttaagaacaaattcttattttcaatgacggcctaggaacagtgggttaactgcctgttcaggggcaaaacgacagattttgtaccttgtcagcttggagatttgaacttgcaacctttcggttactagtccaatgctcttaccactaggctacactgccgccccaatgctCTTCTTCTACAACTGATTGCTTCTAACAACCTAACAACCTGGATGGAATTATCCCAACCATCTTTAACGCACAGGAAGTCCCGCCCAGTTGTTTACTTTACAAtggttttatttgattttatttaacctttatttaaataggcaagtcaattaagaacaaattctcatttaaaatgacggcctaccccggccaagccataacccagacgatgcttggccaattgtgtgcctccctatcggactcccaatcatggcccggttgtgatacagcctggaatcaaaccaggtctgtagtgatgcccctAACACTgagttgcagtgccttagacagtgAAAGTCCGCAATTGTGCTTCCCATGTTAAAATGGGATTTTTGGGGCACTAgagccctctatctatctctaggtAGTAATGTGACTGACGCATTGTGGGTGGTGACCTCTAGGCACTTTAACAAACCCAAACACGGCTTCTGATTTCTTTTGTTGTTGTGGCTTTGGTACAAGGGAGATGGACTCGGATGCACTGCTTTTTGGCTTTGCAATGTCAAGAGCAGTTATCATGACCGGATTTCACCTTTTTTCATCTTCTCGAATAGCAAAACAACTGGTTGAAAGCCGTTCCAGCATGACTACGTAGTGGGCCCTCTAAATCATCAGTAGAACCATGTGACGACTTTAACAGTTTAATATCAAAGGGATTAGACAGATACAgcaacaatcaatcaatcaccatATGACAACACGCTGCATAACAGAGAACATCTGCCAATTtcaagaaaaagaagaagaagaaaaggaagaaaaagaagaaggaggaagaggaagaagaagaaacatTTGGACATACGTTTTACAGATCAATATTGTTTTCCAGCACATTGTGTTTGGGTccgatttttttatttaatttaattcaaACATGTCAAGAAAGTCTTCAAAGGGAGTCGCGGTGGGTGTTTTGGATGAGTGCTAAATGGCTAATAGCCATAGAATAATATCTTTCTCCATCTGTAAAGGTCCTTCCTCCCTCAGCTCCGTTTGCATTCGAAGACGACAAAAAAAAAATGGTCGCTGCTTTTTTGGTTGGAcaaaaaaataatgataaaaaaataataataatcttggCTTCTATCTCTTCTGCTCACTTTACTTTCCATTGCAAATCCTGCAGGcattctctactctctctctctcttctctccgtctCATAGTTTGTCCTTTCTCCTTACCCTCTAGCTGTCTTTGGATACGGCAGCTAGTCTGTCCTTTCTCCTTTGTGTGTTATGAATAATGCGCACTGTTTGTAGGAAGgtgaaggaaacccagtttgttaaACATGTCAAAATGAAACGATTtggcgtctctctctctaaaaaaaAAAACGATGATGAAGATTATAAGTTAGAATCGCAAAGTCTAACATACTATGTCCTCCTCACATGAGGATAGGGTCCTTCAGTTCAAGTGGTGTTAAGAGCTAAGCCACGTGGCAGGCAACATAGTCCGAATACAAAATAACATGGATGGTGGTATTCTTCTACAGctaggcaggctggctggctctAGTGCCCCAATACAGGTCACCTTCCGTGGGACAACCCCACCACCCAACTCCCTGGCTTCGGGCCTACTCCCGAACCTCTTCAGCTGCATTTGCAGGACTTGACGATCATGTTGGACAGCTGCTCTACTTTCGGGGTACGTCCAGAGTAGTAGAGAATAGTAAGAGGCTCCAGGTCCTGGGGAACGCAGCAGGGAGAGGCCGAAGCCTCTGGGTTCAGAGTGTTATACAGGCTCAGCAGCTACGGAGAGACAGGAAATAGATATTTAGGGGTTCTGATGTGGAAGTTCAATGTTGATTCAACTGTCCTGTCCCACTACAGAAGTAAACACGAGCCCTAATAAGCGGTCTTGGCCCATCAGAATTTGAGTTTTTCTTGATTTCTGTGCATGGTGCTATTGATCATATCGCTGGATATAATTTAATAGTAACTACTGAGCAGCAGAGGGACTTCTGCTTCTGATTATGGCCATGGTGCAAATAACATgccctcacctgtgtgtgtgtggtgtcagactgccctcacctgtgtgtgtgtgtggtgtcagactgccctcacctgtgtgtgtgtggtgttagactgccctcacctgtgtgtgtgtggtgtcagactgccctcacctgtgtgtgtgtggtgttagactgccctcacctgtgtgtgtgtggtgtcagactgccctcacctgtgtgtgtgtggtgtcggAGCTCCTCAGGTAAGGGCAGGGTCCAGAGCAGTAGTTAGCGAAGTATCCTTTAGGCTCGTGGATCCACTTCCAGTCCAGGTCCCGACGGAAGTCGATGTAGAGACGACGGACACAGCAGTTCTCCTCAACAGtgctgggagggggggggggggagcacaACAAACTACGGTGAATCACTCACCACTCACTTATACAACAATGTCTCAGCTTTGATAATTTTTCAGTTTGAACTCAAGGATTTTCTTATTAAACACAAAAAACTTTCGTCCAAGTCAGGTAAGGCTGCAGTTAGTTACTGTTActgcacgagggggtgtggtatatggccaatataccatgactaagggctgttcttagacacgatgcaacgcagagtgcctggacacagcccttagccgtggtatactggccatataccacaaacccccgaggtgctcttattgctattataaactggttaccaacgtaattagagcagtagaaatacatgttttgtcataccagtggtatacggcctgatataccacggctgtcagccaatcagcaatcAGGATTCGAACCACCCAGCTTATATTCAAGTTTATCTCATCTTGATCAACCAACACATGTTGAATGGTTTGAGGTGGAGcacatgggggagagggggtgggattgaaccttcttcttctactgctgttAAAGTTACAGCAGAGATGCATTTGCTGACGTGTGGTTTACAAACCCTGCTAATTCTAAGGAGCCCTTCAGGACTGAGACATCTCCATGACGATCGGTGGAAACAGAAGTGACAACAGTTTCAGTGGGCGTCCTTACGAAAAGCAGTAGTTGGTGTCCAGGGCCCGCTTGCGTCTACGTGGCTGTGGGTCCAGACGGTGAGGAGGGATCATCATGAGGATGAGATGAGGCAGGGACCGCTCCTTCTGTTTCTTCAACCTGCCCAGATCCCAACGGCCCTGCTCCTCATACTCCCCTTCTACCCCTACAgcagagaggtcagaggtcagacagtATTATGTTCCGTGCCCTGACTCTAACCCAGATCCCAACGGCCCTGCTCCTCATACTCCCCTTCCACCCCTACAgcagagaggtcagaggtcagacagtATTAATCCAGTTCCAAGCTCGTAAATTATGTTGTGACTTGTCATGTTAACAACAACATAAAATGCATCAACACTTTTTATTGCCAGTTCGAAGTTCATAGTTCACAGTTCACAGTTCATAGTTCATAGTTCATAGTTCATAGTTCACAGTTCATAGTTCACAGTTCATGGTTCACAGTTCACAGTTCATAGTTCAGTTGTCTAAGGGAGACCGATCCAGATCTGAAAGCTACTGCTCAGTATGTTAAACAATGCTAGCAGTACATTGCCAGTTATTGGTTggtgacaaaaaaaacaacaacaaaaaaggactTGAGGTTTTCCCCGGTTTGAAAAGACCCCACGAAGAAGAGAATGTTATGCCTTTACTGACCTTTGAACTTGACCTCCAGCACCTCGTTCACATTGTCGATGATGTCACCGTTGGGGTTGAAGGTGTGACACGGGCAGTGTACGCTGATCTCCAGACCCAGGTTGGTCTCTGACAGAGAGAGGCATCATGGGAAAGATGAGGTCATCTTCACACACcaactaaaaaaaaaaacaggaaaacTACCGCTTGTGTTTTTTTTAATAGATTGTTtacttttgtttgttgttgttgttgatgttcttGTGTTAGTATGTCACTGGAGTCTATACAAAACTCGTAACGGTGGAAATCATTTGCTCTTGAAAGACAGTAGAACAACGAACCAATGAATCCAGTGGGATCTGCTCACCTCTGTACATCAGCCACTCCTGTACCGTCTCTGTCACATCGAAGGAGACCCATTCGGCCGTTCCCTTGGTCAGCACGTT is a window from the Oncorhynchus masou masou isolate Uvic2021 unplaced genomic scaffold, UVic_Omas_1.1 unplaced_scaffold_1456, whole genome shotgun sequence genome containing:
- the LOC135530904 gene encoding transforming growth factor beta-3 proprotein-like, whose product is MERNSTNLFRAEFRALRVPNSAANRNEQRVELYQILRPDEHIAKQRYIGAKNVLTKGTAEWVSFDVTETVQEWLMYRETNLGLEISVHCPCHTFNPNGDIIDNVNEVLEVKFKGVEGEYEEQGRWDLGRLKKQKERSLPHLILMMIPPHRLDPQPRRRKRALDTNYCFSTVEENCCVRRLYIDFRRDLDWKWIHEPKGYFANYCSGPCPYLRSSDTTHTQLLSLYNTLNPEASASPCCVPQDLEPLTILYYSGRTPKVEQLSNMIVKSCKCS